From one Lotus japonicus ecotype B-129 chromosome 3, LjGifu_v1.2 genomic stretch:
- the LOC130744616 gene encoding uncharacterized protein LOC130744616 has translation MGKTKGGVNADIMQALIASQVDAAKGQRKNEKKDVRGDRKNKSPLVDERDPKCQKPGGSSKSDPKQTTLNDALSKASKERRSSSNIPPPPIHTPGALANLIAAASPPPQSSRDAIPGSDTGALHSVFDPKFNAQTDRRYYLWHSCPQSMIMINIDSPVRVTNLKDAADHIGEVLKRVKLEHLQRAYRIKEWVDENDFLLQLCKSTGKLLKGGEPDLMTAAKMVLHDWQRGKIPFFVPPPRLDDLSKEPNVNGIDVDDGVASNQASAAIEAIANVLSSQHQRSLPVQKDLFSENELEGETADQFLNTVDDSSDSDTSEQDPATEELHSAELIPTKES, from the exons ATGGGCAAGACCAAAGGCGGCGTTAATGCTGACATCATGCAAGCCTTGATCGCCAGTCAGGTCGATGCTGCTAAGGGGCAAAGGAAGAACGAGAAGAAAGATGTGAGGGGCGACAGGAAGAATAAGTCACCCTTGGTTGATGAGCGTGACCCCAAATGCCAAAAACCTGGCGGTTCCTCCAAGAGTGACCCCAAGCAAACAACGTTGAATGATGCTTTATCCAAAGCTTCAAAAGAGAGAAGGTCTTCCAGCAACATTCCCCCGCCCCCAATTCACACTCCTGGCGCTTTAGCCAATCTGATAGCTGCCGCCAGCCCGCCCCCTCAATCATCTCGAGACGCGATACCTGGGAGCGATACTGGCGCTCTTCATAGCGTCTTTGATCCCAAATTTAAT GCACAGACAGACCGGCGGTATTATTTGTGGCATTCATGCCCACAAAGTATGATTATGATCAATATTGATTCACCC GTACGTGTAACAAACTTGAAAGATGCAGCAGATCATATAGGTGAGGTTTTGAAACGCGTGAAGTTGGAGCACTTGCAAAGAGCATATAGAATAAAAGAGTG GGTTGATGAAAATGACTTCCTACTTCAGCTTTGCAAATCGACTGGCAAACTTTTGAAG GGAGGTGAGCCTGACCTGATGACTGCTGCAAAGATGGTACTTCATGACTGGCAGAGGGGTAAAATTCCCTTTTTTGTTCCTCCCCCACGGCTTGATGACTTGTCCAAGGAACCTAATGTTAATGGAATCGATGTCGATGATGGCGTTGCTAGCAACCAGGCATCTGCTGCTATTGAAGCTATTGCAAATGTTCTTTCATCCCAGCATCAAAGAAGTTTGCCTGTTCAAAAGGATTTATTTAGTGAGAATGAGTTGGAGGGGGAAACTGCTGATCAATTTCTCAACACGGTGGACGATTCATCTGATAGCGACACATCTGAGCAGGATCCAGCCACTGAGGAGCTTCATTCTGCTGAACTGATCCCAACAAAGGAATCATGA